Proteins encoded together in one Bacteroidales bacterium window:
- a CDS encoding metal-dependent transcriptional regulator, which produces MQTHTEENYLKSIYNLASLNTGKVSVTGLAAALGNNPASVIDMLKRMVDKRLIRYDKVKGVRLTESGVKSALETIRKHRLWEMFLQEKLGYGWDEVHEIAEELEHVRGINLADRLDKFLGYPEFDPHGEVIPKADGKFTHLDEKALNETETGRDYKVVSVKDTSRSFLKYLEKLNISIGTIIRVLEKIDFDDSLIISVKGVKNTISSKLASNILIGTN; this is translated from the coding sequence ATGCAAACCCATACTGAAGAAAACTACCTGAAATCGATTTACAATCTGGCCAGTCTGAACACCGGTAAAGTCAGTGTCACCGGTCTCGCTGCTGCACTGGGTAATAACCCGGCATCAGTCATCGATATGCTCAAAAGAATGGTGGATAAAAGACTTATCCGGTATGACAAGGTTAAAGGGGTCAGGCTCACTGAAAGCGGTGTAAAGTCAGCCCTTGAAACAATCCGCAAACACAGGTTATGGGAGATGTTTCTGCAGGAAAAACTTGGTTATGGTTGGGATGAAGTGCATGAAATTGCTGAAGAACTTGAACATGTAAGGGGTATCAACCTGGCCGACCGGCTGGATAAGTTCCTTGGATACCCTGAATTTGATCCACACGGAGAAGTGATACCAAAAGCCGATGGAAAATTCACCCACCTTGATGAAAAAGCGTTGAATGAAACCGAAACAGGCCGGGATTATAAGGTTGTTTCAGTTAAGGATACATCCCGGTCTTTCCTGAAATACCTTGAGAAATTGAATATCAGTATTGGTACGATTATCAGGGTGCTTGAAAAGATTGACTTTGATGATTCACTGATTATTTCAGTCAAAGGCGTGAAAAACACCATATCCAGCAAACTGGCTTCTAATATTCTCATTGGAACGAACTGA
- a CDS encoding dihydrofolate reductase family protein, producing MKVILVFVQSLDGKITKWGYPIVRSWSSKEDQDYFSSLMKKSELTVVGSNTYNFDPFKPSPGHLLVVMTGHPELYRTIQGSIEFSNLSPTELVKEYSARYDQMLMVGGPHLATSFFTENLIDEIWLTIEPKIFGSGGNFVTDQNLDIRLQLKSLEKINNSGTLILKYSVLKL from the coding sequence ATGAAGGTAATCCTTGTCTTCGTTCAAAGTCTTGACGGGAAAATTACAAAGTGGGGCTACCCTATAGTCCGTTCCTGGTCTTCAAAGGAAGATCAGGATTACTTTTCATCGCTTATGAAAAAAAGTGAACTTACCGTGGTGGGCAGTAATACATATAATTTCGATCCGTTTAAACCATCGCCGGGTCATTTGCTTGTAGTAATGACAGGACATCCTGAACTCTATAGGACTATTCAAGGGAGTATAGAATTCTCAAACCTTTCGCCTACTGAACTTGTAAAGGAATATTCAGCCCGTTATGATCAAATGTTAATGGTCGGAGGACCTCATTTGGCTACCTCGTTCTTCACGGAAAACCTGATTGATGAAATATGGCTTACTATTGAACCCAAAATTTTCGGTTCAGGCGGCAATTTTGTAACGGATCAAAACCTGGATATCCGGCTTCAATTGAAAAGTCTCGAAAAAATCAATAACTCCGGTACTCTTATTTTAAAATATTCAGTTTTAAAGCTGTAA
- a CDS encoding CusA/CzcA family heavy metal efflux RND transporter translates to MIERVIHFSIRNKFIIGLFTIALVCWGSYSLSRLPVDAIPDITNNQVQIIAIAPSLAVQEVESFITSPVEVAVSSIPDILELRSISRLGLSVVTVVFDDDVDVYWARQQLNERLKEAEESIPEGVAKIELAPISTGLGEIYQYRLAVAPGLESKYNPMELRTIQDWIVRRQMLGTPGVADINSYGGFVKQYEISVNPEILRGMDLTLTDIFEALERNNENTGSAYIDKKPSAYFIRGIGLVKSLEDIEQIVVKTTSSGLPVLIRDVARVQFGAAIRYGAFVVDTTEAVGGVVMMLKGANAHKVIDQVQSRIKIIQKSLPDGVSIEPYLNRSDLVGRAIGTVSENLIIGALIVVFVLVLLLGNLRAGLIVASVIPLAMLFAISMMNLFGVSGNLMSLGAIDFGLIIDGAVIIVESVVHRITLSKHHHQGIETLSQEQMDENVFDSARKMMSSATFGQIIILIVYLPIMALTGIEGKMFRPMAQVVVFALLGATILSLTYVPMASALFLSKKTIHTRNISDKLIDLFHRVFNPIIRYALNHKRLVSISALILFIISLFIFSKLGGEFIPQLEEGDLAAGVMTLQGGSLSNTIEQVEKANKILLTNFPEIKHAVCKIGAGEIPTDPTPMETGDYIITLKPKKEWTSANNREDLVALMEEKLVTLAGVKFEFQQPIQMRFNELMTGSKQDVAVKLYGDKLDVLAEKASEIEKLILNIKGVEDINVEKVTGLAQIQVEFKRERLAQYGLSIDEVNRLLRAAFAGSEAGVVFDEEKRFGLVVRLDRDYRQNLEDVKNLSVGMPGGNQIPFEQLADITIKSGPAQVSREHANRRITVGFNVRNRDVQTVINEVSDIIDRKISLPSGYYISYGGQFQNLQAAKNRLAIAVPVALLLIFVLLYFTFNSLKQTVLIYTAVPLSAIGGIFALWIRGMNFSISAGVGFIALFGVAVLNGIVLIAEFNRLEKEGIADITERVLKGLHTRLRPVIMTAAVASLGFMPMAISTSAGAEVQKPLATVVIGGLITATFLTLVILPVFYIMLSRFSLKIKLRGKSSGMASFLILLLLATFINNSLRAQEKINEKQAVEIALNNNLEIKGSTYETQALKALRGSSWDIPKTEVEAQYGQFNSYDKDNSISVSQSFSFPSLYINQDKLAGANYRSGQWLLKDKEIEIAAQVRQVYWQIAYLYSKQKLLLYQDSLFAGFLRAAELKANSGETNRLEMINARSQSLEIRNNLNKVSTDLMTYNQRLMILLNSDKPLVIADSAITIITIVRTDSGGIENNPKIAYMQEQVQVARMQKKVENSRIMPDLSIGWFSQTMKGTQDVNGIPREFGPGDRFTGFQAGISIPLWFVPWVSQAKAAKLRQQAAEVNAESYRKTISDHLVMLENDYKKFSATIRYYENQAIPEADLIIDQASRSYRAGAMDYNDYIMNLNRALTIRHSYLDAMNELNQTLINLDYITGKEF, encoded by the coding sequence ATGATTGAACGTGTTATTCATTTTTCGATAAGGAATAAATTCATTATAGGTTTGTTCACCATTGCCCTGGTGTGTTGGGGCTCTTATTCACTATCACGGCTTCCGGTTGATGCCATTCCTGATATTACAAACAACCAGGTTCAGATCATAGCCATTGCTCCATCACTGGCTGTGCAGGAGGTAGAAAGTTTCATTACTTCACCTGTCGAAGTTGCCGTTTCGAGCATTCCTGATATTCTTGAACTCAGATCCATTTCAAGGCTTGGCCTGTCGGTTGTGACTGTTGTATTTGACGACGACGTAGATGTATACTGGGCCAGGCAGCAATTGAATGAACGGTTGAAAGAGGCTGAAGAAAGTATACCGGAAGGAGTAGCTAAAATTGAACTGGCTCCGATTTCAACTGGTCTCGGAGAAATATACCAATATCGTTTGGCCGTGGCACCCGGACTCGAATCTAAGTACAATCCAATGGAACTCCGAACGATCCAGGACTGGATTGTAAGGAGGCAAATGCTTGGTACACCCGGAGTGGCCGATATAAACAGTTACGGTGGTTTTGTAAAGCAATATGAAATTTCTGTAAATCCTGAAATACTTCGGGGCATGGATTTAACCCTCACCGATATCTTTGAGGCTCTTGAAAGGAATAATGAAAATACGGGCAGTGCCTATATTGATAAAAAACCTTCAGCTTATTTTATTCGTGGTATAGGTCTTGTTAAAAGCCTTGAGGATATTGAACAAATTGTAGTTAAAACAACATCCTCCGGTCTTCCTGTTCTTATAAGGGATGTTGCACGTGTACAATTTGGCGCAGCCATACGATACGGTGCGTTTGTGGTGGATACTACCGAAGCCGTGGGTGGTGTAGTAATGATGCTGAAAGGGGCCAATGCTCATAAGGTTATCGACCAGGTACAGAGCAGAATTAAAATTATCCAGAAGAGTTTACCGGATGGCGTCTCCATTGAGCCCTATCTTAACCGAAGCGACCTTGTGGGGCGGGCCATTGGCACTGTATCTGAAAACCTGATCATTGGTGCACTGATCGTTGTTTTTGTACTCGTTTTGTTATTGGGTAATCTAAGGGCAGGCCTGATCGTGGCGTCCGTGATACCGCTAGCCATGCTCTTCGCTATTTCAATGATGAATCTTTTCGGGGTATCAGGAAACCTGATGAGCCTTGGAGCCATTGACTTCGGCTTGATTATCGATGGCGCCGTAATTATTGTCGAAAGCGTTGTGCACAGGATCACATTGAGCAAGCATCATCATCAGGGAATTGAAACACTTTCACAGGAACAAATGGATGAGAATGTTTTTGATTCGGCCCGGAAGATGATGAGTTCTGCTACTTTCGGACAAATCATCATTCTGATCGTTTACCTTCCTATTATGGCATTGACCGGAATTGAAGGAAAAATGTTCCGGCCCATGGCACAGGTTGTTGTATTTGCATTGCTTGGTGCAACCATCCTCTCACTTACCTATGTACCAATGGCTTCAGCATTATTCCTGAGTAAAAAAACAATTCATACAAGGAACATTTCCGATAAACTGATCGATTTATTCCACAGGGTTTTCAATCCTATAATCCGATATGCACTAAACCATAAACGATTGGTTTCGATTTCAGCTCTTATCCTTTTTATTATCAGCCTTTTCATTTTTTCAAAACTCGGAGGTGAATTCATTCCCCAGCTCGAAGAAGGGGACCTTGCAGCCGGGGTAATGACCTTGCAGGGAGGCTCCCTTTCAAACACAATTGAACAGGTTGAAAAAGCCAATAAAATTTTGCTCACGAACTTTCCTGAAATCAAACATGCAGTCTGCAAGATCGGTGCCGGTGAAATTCCTACCGACCCAACACCCATGGAAACAGGTGATTATATTATTACACTGAAACCGAAAAAAGAATGGACTTCAGCCAATAACAGGGAAGATCTTGTTGCATTAATGGAGGAAAAACTGGTAACCCTTGCGGGGGTAAAATTTGAATTTCAGCAGCCCATCCAGATGCGGTTTAATGAACTTATGACCGGTTCAAAACAGGATGTTGCAGTCAAACTATATGGTGATAAACTGGACGTCCTTGCGGAGAAGGCATCGGAAATAGAAAAACTCATTTTGAACATCAAAGGAGTGGAGGACATCAATGTCGAAAAAGTTACCGGACTTGCCCAGATCCAGGTTGAATTCAAAAGAGAAAGACTTGCCCAGTACGGCCTTTCAATTGATGAAGTAAACCGTTTGCTTAGGGCTGCTTTCGCGGGTAGTGAAGCCGGTGTTGTTTTCGATGAGGAAAAGCGTTTTGGTCTTGTTGTAAGGCTTGACAGGGATTACAGGCAGAACCTGGAGGACGTGAAAAACCTTTCGGTTGGTATGCCCGGAGGAAACCAGATACCTTTTGAACAACTCGCTGATATCACTATAAAATCGGGACCTGCACAGGTTTCTCGTGAACATGCCAATCGGCGGATAACGGTTGGTTTTAATGTAAGGAACCGGGATGTGCAAACGGTTATTAATGAAGTTTCGGATATAATTGACAGGAAAATCTCGCTTCCTTCAGGGTACTATATCTCCTACGGCGGCCAGTTTCAGAACCTTCAGGCAGCTAAAAACCGCCTTGCCATTGCAGTGCCTGTTGCTTTGCTTCTCATCTTTGTCCTTTTATACTTCACATTCAATTCTTTAAAGCAAACCGTCCTGATTTACACGGCTGTTCCCCTTTCTGCTATCGGAGGTATCTTTGCCCTTTGGATTCGGGGTATGAATTTTTCAATTTCTGCAGGTGTCGGTTTTATAGCGTTGTTTGGAGTCGCTGTTTTAAATGGTATTGTACTAATCGCTGAATTCAACAGACTGGAAAAGGAAGGTATAGCCGATATCACCGAAAGAGTATTAAAAGGACTTCATACCCGGTTACGGCCCGTTATAATGACTGCTGCTGTAGCCTCACTGGGTTTCATGCCTATGGCAATCTCAACATCTGCCGGTGCTGAAGTTCAGAAACCTTTGGCCACCGTTGTCATAGGCGGGTTGATCACTGCTACTTTCCTTACACTGGTTATTCTTCCTGTGTTCTATATTATGCTCTCGCGGTTCTCACTAAAAATAAAATTAAGAGGAAAATCTTCAGGAATGGCTTCCTTTCTTATCCTTTTGCTTTTAGCAACTTTTATAAACAATAGTTTACGAGCCCAGGAAAAGATAAATGAAAAACAAGCGGTTGAGATAGCCTTGAATAACAACCTGGAAATCAAAGGTTCAACATATGAAACACAAGCATTGAAAGCATTGCGAGGCTCTTCATGGGATATACCAAAAACAGAAGTGGAAGCGCAGTATGGACAGTTCAATTCATATGATAAGGATAACAGTATATCGGTGAGTCAGTCGTTTTCATTTCCCTCGCTCTACATAAACCAGGACAAACTCGCCGGTGCAAATTACAGGAGCGGTCAATGGCTGCTTAAAGACAAAGAGATTGAAATAGCAGCACAGGTCAGACAGGTATACTGGCAAATCGCTTACCTGTATTCCAAGCAAAAGCTCCTGCTATACCAGGACAGCCTGTTTGCAGGATTTCTGCGCGCAGCGGAATTAAAGGCCAACTCAGGAGAAACCAACCGACTTGAAATGATCAATGCGCGTTCGCAGAGCCTTGAAATCAGGAATAACCTGAACAAGGTATCAACTGATCTGATGACCTACAATCAGCGACTGATGATACTTCTCAATTCTGACAAACCTTTGGTAATAGCTGATTCAGCAATTACAATCATAACTATTGTAAGAACAGATTCAGGTGGAATTGAAAACAATCCGAAAATTGCCTACATGCAGGAACAAGTACAGGTTGCCCGTATGCAGAAAAAAGTTGAGAACAGCCGGATTATGCCTGATTTAAGCATTGGCTGGTTCAGCCAGACTATGAAAGGCACCCAGGATGTGAACGGAATTCCAAGGGAATTTGGTCCCGGTGACCGTTTCACAGGTTTTCAGGCAGGTATTTCAATTCCTCTTTGGTTTGTGCCCTGGGTATCTCAGGCAAAAGCCGCTAAACTAAGGCAACAGGCTGCCGAGGTAAATGCTGAATCATATCGGAAAACAATTTCGGATCATTTAGTAATGCTTGAGAATGATTATAAAAAATTCTCAGCTACAATCAGATACTATGAAAATCAGGCAATCCCTGAGGCAGACCTGATCATTGATCAGGCTTCACGCAGTTATCGCGCGGGGGCAATGGATTACAATGATTACATCATGAATCTGAACAGGGCGCTAACAATCCGGCACAGTTATCTTGATGCAATGAATGAACTGAATCAGACCCTTATCAATCTTGATTATATAACAGGAAAAGAATTTTAA
- a CDS encoding copper-translocating P-type ATPase, whose translation MKTNPEINKDTLQMAGGELYICPMRCEGDKTYPEAGRCPVCGMYLVPVKGGIQNTTHHESHTHEHQKVADSEQKEPVKNDGVIYTCPMHPQIRQNKPGNCPICGMNLVPEKPQDSDEEEIAYRKMAKQFWVALAFSIPVFIIGMSDVFHIRLHAMAPMKVWGWIQLVLAAPVVFYSGFDFFKRGWSSVVRKSPNMWTLISLGVGAAFVFSVLALIAPGIFPGQFKDTEGNVHLYFEAASVILTLVLLGQVLELRAHSRTNSAIKALLNLVPPVARLVENNEEKEIPLEHVKPGQTLRVKPGEKIPVDGIITAGNAVIDESMISGESMPVEKSVNDRVTGGTINGRTAFDFLAEKVGSDTLLSQIIEMVNQASRSRAPIQRLADVVSKYFVIIVVSVAILTFAIWAVWGPDPAYLYAFVNAVSVLIIACPCALGLATPISVMVGTGRGAQSGILVKDARAIEEMNKVDTLIIDKTGTITEGKPSLVSYKSFGNLSDDDVLKYAASIDAKSEHPLAEAIVKGAREKKIPLVEMSHFESLTGKGVQATNDGKKILLGNKKIIDELKVTLEKDKSETVKKWQSEGNTVVYLVIEEKVEGILSVADKIKETSFEAIQDLRKNGVKVIMLTGDNEYTAKAVAEKLHLDDYKADVLPEDKYKKVKELQQKGNIVAMAGDGINDAPALAQANIGIAMGTGTDIAMQSAEITLVIGDLKGIAKAKDLSRRVMRNIRQNLFFAFVYNALGVPIASGLLYPFFGILLSPMIAAAAMSFSSVSVIANALRIRLK comes from the coding sequence ATGAAGACCAACCCTGAAATCAATAAAGATACTCTGCAGATGGCAGGAGGCGAACTGTATATTTGCCCGATGCGCTGTGAGGGTGACAAAACTTATCCTGAAGCGGGCAGATGCCCTGTATGCGGAATGTATCTTGTTCCGGTCAAGGGAGGCATTCAAAATACAACCCATCACGAATCACATACGCATGAGCATCAGAAAGTGGCTGATTCGGAACAAAAAGAACCGGTTAAGAATGATGGGGTGATTTACACCTGTCCCATGCACCCTCAGATCAGGCAAAACAAACCCGGAAACTGTCCGATATGCGGTATGAACCTGGTTCCTGAAAAGCCACAGGATTCAGATGAAGAAGAAATAGCGTACCGGAAAATGGCAAAGCAATTCTGGGTGGCTTTGGCTTTTTCTATCCCTGTATTTATCATAGGGATGTCGGATGTTTTTCACATAAGGCTCCATGCCATGGCACCCATGAAGGTATGGGGTTGGATCCAGCTCGTACTGGCAGCCCCTGTTGTATTCTATTCTGGCTTTGACTTTTTTAAGCGTGGCTGGAGTTCTGTTGTCCGGAAATCACCGAATATGTGGACCCTGATATCGCTTGGCGTGGGTGCAGCTTTTGTTTTCAGCGTATTAGCGCTTATAGCTCCCGGCATATTTCCCGGACAGTTTAAAGATACAGAGGGAAATGTTCACCTTTACTTTGAAGCAGCCTCGGTGATCCTCACTCTGGTTCTGCTTGGACAGGTTCTTGAACTCAGGGCCCACAGCAGAACGAATTCAGCTATTAAAGCATTGCTGAACCTGGTTCCCCCGGTGGCACGCCTGGTGGAAAATAACGAAGAAAAAGAAATCCCTCTTGAGCATGTGAAACCAGGTCAAACACTTAGGGTAAAACCCGGGGAGAAAATACCGGTGGACGGTATAATTACTGCTGGAAATGCGGTTATAGATGAAAGCATGATCTCCGGTGAATCAATGCCGGTTGAGAAATCAGTTAATGACAGGGTAACTGGCGGAACCATCAATGGAAGAACAGCATTTGATTTCCTTGCTGAAAAAGTGGGCAGCGATACACTGCTTTCGCAAATCATTGAAATGGTCAACCAGGCAAGCAGATCAAGAGCGCCCATACAGCGGCTTGCAGATGTGGTATCAAAATATTTTGTTATAATAGTTGTATCGGTTGCCATCTTAACCTTTGCCATATGGGCTGTCTGGGGACCCGACCCTGCTTATCTTTACGCTTTTGTCAATGCTGTATCGGTTTTAATTATTGCCTGTCCGTGTGCTCTCGGACTGGCTACCCCGATATCCGTTATGGTGGGCACTGGTCGTGGTGCTCAATCTGGCATTCTTGTAAAAGATGCCCGGGCCATTGAAGAAATGAATAAAGTGGATACATTGATTATTGACAAAACAGGAACAATTACTGAGGGAAAACCCTCCCTGGTATCTTATAAGTCATTTGGCAATCTTTCTGATGACGATGTTCTTAAGTATGCGGCATCCATAGATGCAAAAAGTGAACATCCGTTAGCTGAGGCTATTGTTAAAGGAGCCCGCGAAAAAAAGATTCCCCTGGTTGAGATGAGCCACTTTGAATCCCTTACAGGGAAAGGAGTTCAGGCAACAAATGATGGTAAAAAAATATTACTGGGAAATAAGAAAATTATTGATGAGTTAAAGGTTACTCTTGAAAAGGATAAATCGGAGACAGTGAAGAAATGGCAATCTGAAGGAAATACAGTAGTATACCTTGTAATCGAAGAAAAAGTCGAGGGTATTTTAAGTGTTGCTGACAAAATAAAGGAAACCTCTTTTGAAGCCATACAAGACTTACGGAAAAATGGTGTTAAAGTAATTATGTTAACCGGAGATAATGAGTATACAGCCAAAGCGGTTGCTGAAAAGCTTCATCTTGACGATTATAAAGCGGATGTTTTACCTGAAGATAAATACAAAAAAGTAAAGGAACTCCAGCAAAAGGGTAATATAGTGGCCATGGCGGGCGACGGTATTAACGATGCACCTGCACTGGCACAGGCCAATATAGGCATTGCCATGGGAACAGGTACCGATATCGCTATGCAGAGTGCTGAAATTACTCTTGTTATAGGCGATTTGAAAGGGATTGCCAAAGCAAAAGACCTAAGCCGGAGAGTGATGAGGAACATCAGACAGAACCTGTTCTTTGCCTTTGTATACAACGCATTGGGAGTGCCTATCGCTTCTGGTTTGCTATATCCGTTTTTTGGAATATTGCTGAGTCCCATGATTGCAGCAGCTGCTATGAGTTTCAGTTCCGTTTCAGTAATTGCAAACGCATTGAGAATCAGGTTGAAATAA
- a CDS encoding DUF4256 domain-containing protein: METTSAKRQLTSEQQTKLITILKTRFEKNRNRHKNIQWDKVLQKIESKPEKLWSLYKMENTGGEPDIIGYIEQTGEYVFVDCSPETPADRRNVCYDDQALELRKEHKPKNSALGMAAEMGVEILTEDQYRELQKLGDFDTKTSSWIWTPPEIRKLGGALFCDRRYDHVFVYHNGAESYYGARGFRTVLKL; this comes from the coding sequence ATGGAGACAACTTCAGCGAAAAGGCAATTGACTTCTGAACAACAGACAAAACTGATAACCATTTTAAAAACCCGCTTTGAGAAAAACAGGAACCGGCATAAAAATATTCAATGGGATAAGGTATTGCAAAAAATCGAATCAAAACCCGAAAAATTATGGTCCCTGTATAAAATGGAGAATACCGGAGGTGAACCGGATATCATAGGATATATCGAACAAACAGGGGAATATGTATTCGTTGATTGCTCTCCGGAAACTCCTGCTGACAGAAGAAATGTTTGTTACGATGATCAGGCCCTGGAATTACGCAAGGAACACAAACCAAAAAACAGTGCGTTAGGCATGGCTGCGGAAATGGGCGTTGAAATACTTACCGAAGATCAATACCGTGAACTACAGAAACTGGGCGATTTTGACACAAAAACTTCAAGCTGGATTTGGACACCGCCGGAAATCAGGAAACTTGGCGGGGCTCTTTTCTGCGACCGGAGATATGATCACGTCTTCGTTTATCATAATGGAGCTGAATCTTATTATGGTGCCAGGGGATTCCGTACTGTTCTGAAATTATGA
- a CDS encoding Nramp family divalent metal transporter has translation MENVDVKVWRKEKLTHSLPEVFASIKIPDTPKWWKKMFAFAGPGLLVAVGYMDPGNWATDIAGGSQFGFTLLSVILISNIFAMILQHLSLKLGIVAERDLAQACRDHYGPVTNFILWILCELAIAACDLAEVIGSAIALNLLFGIPLAWGVLITSLDVLIILFFQYKGFRMIESIVAVLIITILGCFLYEIILAKPDLMPMLSGLMPRKEVVSNVSMLYIAIGILGATVMPHNLYLHSSIVQTRNYPRTNEGKRMAIKYATIDSTGSLFIAFFINAAILIVAAATFHTSGNTGVADINDAHKLLAPLLGTAMASTFFAVALLASGQNSTLTGTLAGQIVMEGFLNIRLKPWLRRLITRLIAIVPAFFVTITYGERGTADLLVLSQVILSMQLSFAVVPLVMFTNSKRKMGEFANKTWLKTSVWIIAGVVIGFNVYLLISAVL, from the coding sequence ATGGAAAATGTAGACGTTAAAGTGTGGAGAAAAGAAAAACTGACCCATTCACTTCCCGAGGTATTTGCATCCATCAAAATTCCGGATACACCCAAATGGTGGAAGAAAATGTTCGCATTTGCAGGACCCGGACTTCTGGTTGCAGTCGGATATATGGACCCTGGCAACTGGGCAACCGACATTGCCGGAGGATCACAGTTTGGTTTTACCCTGTTATCAGTTATTCTTATATCAAACATATTTGCTATGATCCTGCAGCATTTATCGCTCAAGCTCGGGATTGTAGCAGAACGGGACCTGGCGCAGGCCTGTCGCGATCATTACGGACCGGTTACCAATTTCATTTTGTGGATACTATGTGAACTTGCCATTGCTGCCTGTGATCTGGCCGAGGTGATAGGATCAGCCATTGCACTCAACCTGCTGTTTGGAATACCCCTGGCCTGGGGTGTTCTGATTACATCTCTTGATGTGTTGATCATTTTATTTTTTCAATATAAAGGCTTCAGGATGATTGAAAGCATTGTAGCAGTTCTGATTATCACCATACTCGGTTGTTTCCTCTATGAAATAATTCTGGCAAAGCCCGATCTTATGCCGATGTTATCCGGTTTGATGCCCCGAAAGGAAGTCGTCAGCAATGTATCCATGCTTTATATTGCCATAGGCATCCTTGGTGCCACTGTAATGCCTCATAATCTTTATCTGCATTCAAGTATTGTGCAAACCCGGAATTATCCCCGTACAAACGAAGGTAAAAGGATGGCCATTAAGTATGCCACAATTGACAGTACAGGCTCACTTTTCATTGCATTTTTTATTAATGCGGCCATTCTCATCGTAGCGGCTGCCACCTTTCATACATCTGGCAATACCGGGGTTGCCGATATAAATGATGCGCACAAGCTTCTGGCTCCGCTCCTGGGAACCGCCATGGCGAGCACATTTTTTGCAGTTGCATTGCTGGCATCGGGTCAGAACTCAACTTTAACCGGAACCCTTGCCGGCCAGATTGTTATGGAAGGATTTCTTAATATACGGTTAAAGCCATGGTTACGCAGGCTAATTACCCGCCTTATTGCCATTGTTCCTGCCTTTTTCGTAACAATAACCTATGGTGAGAGAGGTACTGCCGATTTGCTTGTTTTAAGCCAGGTTATTCTTTCCATGCAACTCAGTTTTGCTGTTGTGCCGCTTGTGATGTTTACCAACAGCAAAAGAAAAATGGGTGAATTTGCCAATAAGACATGGCTGAAAACCTCGGTGTGGATTATTGCGGGAGTTGTAATTGGTTTTAATGTGTATTTGCTTATTTCTGCAGTTCTGTGA